In a single window of the Necator americanus strain Aroian chromosome X, whole genome shotgun sequence genome:
- a CDS encoding hypothetical protein (NECATOR_CHRX.G21920.T2), whose product MAGLWWDLATGGVNHSIQGNGGEECMTYLPIWQRLCETALFVPLAVRTVLTTVPILDCSFTSRPKNDSRYAVLTIYSLIFGAELAFKMISKTGIFLLNPCHITTAMQLVLLTMDANDRRACFLFRLNMYFMPGAFFALAFPILNTRTLPGEVFIYYAQHLAIILVPLYLMYLRGAFEPEKACDYTWTAFGLCVFLLYHFIVLQGMAMYSRVNLNNIMCPAVSDPFQSRAYRIIAVAHQFLLIPIISKTYSAIAYSIIEICNTLYPEKDDDKVN is encoded by the exons ATGGCCGGTCTTTGGTGGGACCTTGCTACTGGAGGAGTGAACCATTCAATTCAAGGTAATGGAGGTGAAGAATGCATGacg TACCTACCGATATGGCAACGACTATGCGAGACGGCCCTATTCGTTCCCTTAGCTGTACGAACGGTTCTCACTACCGTACCAATACTCGACTGTTCATTCACTTCAAGACCCAAGAACGATTCCCGCTATGCTGTCCTTACAATATATAGCCTCATTTTTGGAGCAGAACTCGCctttaaaatgatttcaaa aacaggtatttttcttttgaatccaTGTCATATTACTACTGCTATGCAACTTGTTCTTCTAACCATGGATGCAAACGACAG AAGAGCATGCTTTCTATTTCGTCTGAACATGTACTTTATGCCAGGGGCTTTCTTCGCACTCGCATTTCCGATTCTAAACACTAGAACT CTTCCCGGCGAGGTGTTCATCTACTATGCTCAACACCTAGCCATCATTCTCGTTCCGCTTTATCTAATGTATTTACGAG GAGCTTTTGAGCCTGAAAAAGCATGTGACTACACGTGGACTGCATTTGGGTTATGTGTCTTTCTACTCTACCACTTTATTGTGCTTCAAGGAATGGCGATG tattcaCGGGTGAATCTCAACAACATCATGTGTCCGGCAGTGTCTGATCCGTTTCAATCACGAGCATACCGTATAATTGCCGTTGCTCatcaatttcttctcattccaataatttcaaaaacatattCTGCTATAGCATATAGCATTATAGAAATTTGTAACACtttatatccagaaaaagatgaTGATAAGGTCAATTGA
- a CDS encoding hypothetical protein (NECATOR_CHRX.G21921.T1): MMLFVSYAKGGPLGDSGTRSGQMEELLAPARPVRRSTGVKVIKQSFYVYQDFDDELPGSYQTANSSGCVFHEFVQTLHSPRFHNAVARVIIENNLERMTKISLTAVSLRTSNWGVYRESGAESSRDDKFSPNVNLSFRKRISYLIRYCPTSTC, translated from the exons atgaTGCTTTTCGTGTCCTACGCGAAAGGAggaccactgggcgactctggcacgcgatcgggacaaatggaagaattactggcgcccgctcgaccagttcgaagatcaacgggagtcaaggtgatcaag CAAAGTTTCTATGTTTATCAAGATTTTGATGACGAATTACCAGGATCATACcag ACTGCAAACTCATCCGGCTGTGTTTTTCACGAGTTCGTTCAAACGCTCCACTCACCCCGCTTTCACAATGCTGTCGCTAGGGTGATAATTGAAAACAATTTGGAGCGAATGACAAAAATTTCACTCACAGCGGTCAGTCTAAGAACATCTAATTGGGGGGTTTATCGAGAAAGTGGTGCAGAGTCTTCGAG AGATGATAAATTTTCACCAAACGTCAACCTTTCATTTCGAAAACGAATTTCTTATCTAATACGTTATTGTCCAACCAGTACCTGTTGA
- a CDS encoding hypothetical protein (NECATOR_CHRX.G21922.T1) — MTCVLTTPSISQAERMLTEFDETCGCFGLQLNLQKTMFMRNGWVSDAPFTLNGTNISECTSCFYLGRDLNMMNDLTPELSRRRRAAWGAYKSIEDVVRKTRSTGLRAHLFNTTVLPALTYASETRAYRKQEENAVSVVERAIKRMMLRVSRSSEGRNSKFSPASAIED, encoded by the coding sequence ATGACATGTGTGCTGacaacacctagcatcagccaagcggaacgaatgctgaccgaattcgacgaaacatgtggatgcttcggtcttcagctgaatctgcaaaagacgatgttcatgcggaacggatgggtctcggatgccccattcacgctcaacggaacgaacatatccgaatgcaccagctgcttttatctgggtcgggacttgaacatgatgaacgacctgacccccgagctgagcaggaggagacgagcggcttggggagcgtacaagagcatcgaggatgtagtgaggAAGACCAGGAGCACcgggctccgtgctcacctcttcaacaccaccgtacttcctgctttgacctatgcttcggaaaccagGGCAtatcgcaagcaggaagaaaacgcggtaaGCGTCGTTGAACGCGCGATTAAGAGAATGATGCTAAGAGTATCCCGTTCAAGTGAGGGACggaattcgaagttctctcctgcGTCAGCGattgaagattag
- a CDS encoding hypothetical protein (NECATOR_CHRX.G21923.T1), with protein MDLEKFYREDHSFYKVIIGDFSVKSGRRRTPEELHIGTHSPQWNDQGERLSEFIMTTKTIHGNSQFQKPSSLRWTWESPSEGYCNEIDHIIVNKRLGLADVAVVPKFYTGSDHRLLRGKFSFTRREEKTAKFREGNARTIINWDHFATPAGFWEDSAMDNIDEEYDRLVEHLHDSTKKAESFKTTKRRLPVETLELIRQHGAARATGSQELTSEFARLCRGAIKEDLEERRAEVLTEAAEAGKKIRYARRDFASRKTRMTALRNPKGTTIASRRGMEKIIYDFYSDLFDSHVHLLPHHLSRDGHVIPEVLPSEIRHAIISVGNRKALGPDRIRPEHLKNLPPVLINTLARLFARYLSECKVPKQIKIEQEARRNEAARRVRKPIETVDVNYQSSLKQVSREYKIPLCLTFIDLKKAFDSVETEAVVEALDNQGVYTQYIKVLRELYSNFTSGILPFYKDIIIDVKRGVQGDTISPKIFTATLENAMRKLE; from the exons atggacctggagaagttctaccgagaagatcattccttctacaaggtcataattggcgatttcagtGTCAAAAGTGGCcgaagaagaacgcctgaggaacttcacatcgggacccacagcccacaatggaatgaccaaggggagaggctctccgagttcatcatgacgaccaagaccatccatgggaactcgcaatttcaaaAGCCCTcctctttacgctggacgtgggagtcacccagTGAAGGGTactgtaatgaaatagaccacatcatcgtaaATAAAAGGTTGGGCCTggcggacgtcgctgttgtgccaaagttctatacgggatcggaccatcgccttctccgaggaaaattttccttcaccaggagagaagagaaaaccgccaagttcagagagggAAATGCCAGAACTATAATTAACTGGGATCACTTCGCTACGCCAGCCGGCTtctgggaagattccgcaatggacaacatcgacgaggaatatgaccggctcgttgaacaccttcacgacagCACGAAGAaagctgagagttttaaaaccaccaagagacgcctgcctgttgaaactcttgagctgatacgccagcacGGAGCAGCACGAGCTACAGGGagccaagaactcacgtccgagttcgcaaggctttgcagaggggcgataaaggaagaccttgaagagagaagagcagaagtgctgactgaagctgcagaggcggggaaaaagatccgctatgcccgtcgagacttcgccagtcgcaagacaaggatgactgctctccggaacccgaagggaacaaccattgcatcgagaagggggatggagaaaatcatctacgacttctactctgatctcttcgacagccatgtccacttgcttCCTCATCATCTGAGCagagatggacatgtcattccagaggttctcccgtccgaaatacgacatgctatcatatCGGTAGGAAATCGCAAGGCActcggtcccgacagaataagaccagaacacctgaagaaccttccgccagtacttatcaacaccctggcgaggctctttgcacgttatctgtcggagtGCAAGGTTCCAAAACAGATTAAGATTGAACAAGaagcaagaagaaatgaagctgCACGACGGGTTAGAAAACCAATAGAGACAGTCGACGTGAACTACCAGTCATCATTAAAACAG gtatcacgagagtacaagataccgctctgtctcaccttcatcgacttgaagaaggccttcgactcagttgagacggaagcggtcgtggaagccttggacaaccaaggcgtctatactcagtacataaaagtacttcgagagttgtacagtaacttcacgagcggaattttgccattctacaaggacatcatcattgacgtgaagagaggggtccagggtgatacaatctcacccaaaatattcacagccaccctcgagaacgcaatgcgaaagttggaatga
- a CDS encoding hypothetical protein (NECATOR_CHRX.G21923.T2), with protein MDLEKFYREDHSFYKVIIGDFSVKSGRRRTPEELHIGTHSPQWNDQGERLSEFIMTTKTIHGNSQFQKPSSLRWTWESPSEGYCNEIDHIIVNKRLGLADVAVVPKFYTGSDHRLLRGKFSFTRREEKTAKFREGNARTIINWDHFATPAGFWEDSAMDNIDEEYDRLVEHLHDSTKKAESFKTTKRRLPVETLELIRQHGAARATGSQELTSEFARLCRGAIKEDLEERRAEVLTEAAEAGKKIRYARRDFASRKTRMTALRNPKGTTIASRRGMEKIIYDFYSDLFDSHVHLLPHHLSRDGHVIPEVLPSEIRHAIISVGNRKALGPDRIRPEHLKNLPPVLINTLARLFARYLSECKVPKQIKIEQEARRNEAARRVRKPIETVDVNYQSSLKQGDSHDIGNYLPLCLLSVINKLITRVILNRIEKVLDERQPCEQAGFRKGFSTIDHIHTVSKLIEVSREYKIPLCLTFIDLKKAFDSVETEAVVEALDNQGVYTQYIKVLRELYSNFTSGILPFYKDIIIDVKRGVQGDTISPKIFTATLENAMRKLE; from the exons atggacctggagaagttctaccgagaagatcattccttctacaaggtcataattggcgatttcagtGTCAAAAGTGGCcgaagaagaacgcctgaggaacttcacatcgggacccacagcccacaatggaatgaccaaggggagaggctctccgagttcatcatgacgaccaagaccatccatgggaactcgcaatttcaaaAGCCCTcctctttacgctggacgtgggagtcacccagTGAAGGGTactgtaatgaaatagaccacatcatcgtaaATAAAAGGTTGGGCCTggcggacgtcgctgttgtgccaaagttctatacgggatcggaccatcgccttctccgaggaaaattttccttcaccaggagagaagagaaaaccgccaagttcagagagggAAATGCCAGAACTATAATTAACTGGGATCACTTCGCTACGCCAGCCGGCTtctgggaagattccgcaatggacaacatcgacgaggaatatgaccggctcgttgaacaccttcacgacagCACGAAGAaagctgagagttttaaaaccaccaagagacgcctgcctgttgaaactcttgagctgatacgccagcacGGAGCAGCACGAGCTACAGGGagccaagaactcacgtccgagttcgcaaggctttgcagaggggcgataaaggaagaccttgaagagagaagagcagaagtgctgactgaagctgcagaggcggggaaaaagatccgctatgcccgtcgagacttcgccagtcgcaagacaaggatgactgctctccggaacccgaagggaacaaccattgcatcgagaagggggatggagaaaatcatctacgacttctactctgatctcttcgacagccatgtccacttgcttCCTCATCATCTGAGCagagatggacatgtcattccagaggttctcccgtccgaaatacgacatgctatcatatCGGTAGGAAATCGCAAGGCActcggtcccgacagaataagaccagaacacctgaagaaccttccgccagtacttatcaacaccctggcgaggctctttgcacgttatctgtcggagtGCAAGGTTCCAAAACAGATTAAGATTGAACAAGaagcaagaagaaatgaagctgCACGACGGGTTAGAAAACCAATAGAGACAGTCGACGTGAACTACCAGTCATCATTAAAACAG ggagattcACATGATATCGGAAACTATCTCCCactctgcttactgtccgtcatcaaCAAACTcattacaagagtgatccttaataggattgaaaaagtcttggatgaaagacagccatgcgagcaagcagggtttcgaaaaggattcagcacgattgaccacattcacactgtttccaaactcatcgaggtatcacgagagtacaagataccgctctgtctcaccttcatcgacttgaagaaggccttcgactcagttgagacggaagcggtcgtggaagccttggacaaccaaggcgtctatactcagtacataaaagtacttcgagagttgtacagtaacttcacgagcggaattttgccattctacaaggacatcatcattgacgtgaagagaggggtccagggtgatacaatctcacccaaaatattcacagccaccctcgagaacgcaatgcgaaagttggaatga
- a CDS encoding hypothetical protein (NECATOR_CHRX.G21924.T1): MGSSTSPTVQPEPCPERLPPPPIVSASPGTEALIVTTSKMAFGLSSPPSRRSSTPKESVILRRWHKVVDFDGDYFIE; the protein is encoded by the coding sequence atgggaagttctacctcacccaccgtacagcccgaACCTTgccccgagcgactaccacctccTCCGATCgtttcagcatcacctggaacaGAAGCgctgatcgtgaccacctcgaaaatggccttcgggctttcttcgcctccaagtcgccggagttctacgccaaaggaatccgtgatcttgagACGTTGGCATAAGGTTGTCGATTTTGATGGAGATTACTTcatcgaataa
- a CDS encoding hypothetical protein (NECATOR_CHRX.G21925.T1), producing MLKRSEEVVVARGKARVIVQQGNVVELWVLLADLLGQSLQLSAVDLGSNCRVVRQRLEMVDSMNSSPDAQHDLLLMNFTFHERTRHSIASAPCTFVGVVDVEDPFFISSDNGVQSVESAASGEQLSADVQASLVVVVAQCIWEPLTEHFHHSERSQSIAHGGQRTAKTGTKIPHTFI from the exons atgctgaaacGATCGGAggaggtggtagtcgctcggggcAAG gcgcgcgttatcgtgcagcaagGGAACGTTGTTGAGCTttgggtgctccttgcggatcttctcggccagtctttgcagttgagcgcagtagacctcggcagtaactgtcgtgtcgTCCGGCAGCGGCTCGAAatggtagattccatgaactcctcaccagacgctcagcatgaccttcttctcatgaatttcacctttcacgaaaggaccCGGCATtccatcgccagcgcaccatgCACGTtcgtgggtgtggttgacgtagaggacccatttttcatctccagtgacaatggtgtccagtcagtcgaatctgcggcttctggagaacaactgagtgcagatgtccaagCGTCTTTGGTGGTTgtcgtcgctcaatgcatatgggagccactgaccgagcaTTTTCACCACTctgagagatcgcagtccattgctcacggtggacagcgaacagccaagactggcaccaaaataccgcacaccttcatatga
- a CDS encoding hypothetical protein (NECATOR_CHRX.G21926.T1), which translates to MMLVRSKRHEEVCSYVSGCALRGALKLPVGIGVGPLRTATASVFGTEAPSERSVCAWFQCFKAGNKKLEDEPRSGRPTAISFDELKNLAEQHSYEGVRYFGASLGCSLSTVSNGLRSLRVVKMLEAADSTDWTPLSLEMKNGSSTSTTPTNVHEEGHAERLVRSSWNLPFRAAAGRHDSYCRGLLRSTAKTGREDPQGAPKAQQRSLAAR; encoded by the exons ATGATGCTAGTccggtcgaaacgacatgaagaagtGTGCAGTTACGTGAGCGGATGCGCTCTTAGAGGTGCGCTGAAACTACCGGTTGGGATCGGAGtaggaccattgcgaactgcaacaGCGAGTG tattcggcactgaagccccttctgagcggtctgtgtgCGCCTGGTTCCAgtgcttcaaagccggaaacaagaaactcgaagatgagcctcgctctggtcgaccgactgcaatatctttcgacgaactgaagaatctagCGGAGCAGCAttcatatgaaggtgtgcggtattttggtgccagtcttggctgttcgctgtccaccgtgagcaatggactgcgatctctcagAGTGGTGAAAAtgctcg aagccgcagattcgactgactggacaccattgtcactggagatgaaaaatgggtcctctacgtcaaccacacccacgaACGTGcatg aagaaggtcatgctgagcgtctggtgaggagttcatggaatctaccatTTCGAGCCGCTGCCGGAcgacacgacagttactgccgaggtctactgcgctcaactgcaaagactggccgagaagatccgcaaggagcacccaaAGCTCAACAACGTTCCcttgctgcacgataa
- a CDS encoding hypothetical protein (NECATOR_CHRX.G21927.T1): MIALQETKCRRSDVRKMNDGTVVIRGEKVPSRNVGGVGFVVHPSVVYLADSHEILSPRLAILRLRPLLQKPISTMNCYSPTSATDESELDAFYEELGEVICSEKSFYKFVVGDFNAKLGKATEVEYNLD, translated from the coding sequence atgattgctctgcaagagaccaagtgcagaaggagcgacgtacgaaaaatgaatgacggtacagtcgtcattcgtggagagaaggttccgtcgcgaaatgtaggcggtgttggttttgttgtgcacccatctgtcgtctaTCTTgccgattctcacgagatcctgtcaccacgtctggccattcttcgcctccgccctttgctccaaaaacccatcagtaccatgaactgctactcaccaacatcagcaactgatgaatccgaattggacgcgttttacgaggaacTGGGGGAAGTGATTTGCagcgagaagtccttctacaaattcgttgtcggagacttcaacgcaaaactaggaaaggccacagaagtgGAATACAATTTGGACTAg
- a CDS encoding hypothetical protein (NECATOR_CHRX.G21928.T1), with protein sequence MEKNICYWQRRRKEVLYDDCVLEDSLSQGDWHIEEDPNVDCEMLLRRLRACAERASKPRTTNLDRISKTTKELLERRVLRLDPNASHIERLVANTSSRKALQEDLLAYRDLREYNISLAALLREDRTRTSSRREMEIVTERFYSNLFRSSTPVSSPIIPTGEAPPRILPSEVRVAIKNMKQNKSPSTSCNLSSALDILPSERKDPRTVEDLANRSYP encoded by the exons atggaaaagaacatctgctattggcaacgaaggagaaaagaagtcctctacgacgattgcgtacttgaggactccttgtcccaaggtgactggcacatcgaggaggacccaaacgtagactgcgagatgctgctcagaagATTACgggcctgtgctgagcgtgcctcgaagccgcgcacgacaaacttggatcgaatttcgaaaacCACCaaagaattgttggaaagaagggttttgaggcttgatccgaatgcatcgcatattgagcggttagtagcaaacactagcagCAGAAaggcgttgcaggaggatcttctGGCATACAg ggatctccgcgaatacaATATttcgctagcagccttgctgagagAAGAtaggactcgcacgtcttctcgtcgtgagatggaaatcgttacggagaggttctactcgaatctttttcgttcatcaactcctgtgtcaagcccaatcatccccactggcgaagctccaccacggattctcccttcggaagtacgagtcgctatcaagaacATGAAACAGAACAAGtcgccatccacttcatgtaatcttagcagcgcacttGACAT